The Muntiacus reevesi chromosome 5, mMunRee1.1, whole genome shotgun sequence genome segment CCGCGGCCGGGTGCGGGACAGCTACCGCCCGCCCCGTCCTCCCGGGACCACGCCCCCCGCCCCTgactcctcccacctccccggAGCTAGGGCGCCTGCGCGCGGCGGGTGGCggctctccccccgccccccacaccccgcccGGCCCCGGGAAAGCCCATTGGCCGCTATGTGGGGCCGCGTGCTGCCTCGCGCCTGTGACTGTCGCACGTGCTGAAGCCGGAAGCAGGCGTCGCAGCGATGGCGTCGTTACTTTGGGGAGGCGACGCGGGGGCCGCGGAGAGCGAGCGGCTGAACGGCCACGTAACCGCCACCGAGCCGGGGAGGGCCAGCGGGTGGGAGCTAGAACAGCACTCCTGGAGGGCAATgtgctggggaggggaagggggagccCCGGTAGCGGTTGGAGTGGGGTGTCAGGCGGTAGAGAGGAACTGTGGCAAGGACTTGGAAGAGGGCCACCGGAAGGGAGCCTCCGAAGGAGCAAGACCTTAGGTTGGAAAGGGCAGAATGAAGACGCCTGCGCCGGGAGGGAACGCAGCTGGTGGCCCCAAGGAGACCCAGACTTTCCTATTCTTCCAGTTtgacctctgagcctcagctaGCCTTCGTCTTCATCTTAGCTACCAACACTATTTCCTGTCTACTTTCCTTTGCTTGTCCTGTGACCCCCAAGGACCGTCCCATTTAGACAGAGGCTTAGGAAGAGGAATTTCGCATGCAGGGGCAGCGGAAAGTCTCCTTCCAATCTTAGGGTAATTCATACAGGAGACCAGTTCCTCAGAGGAATCCATTTATACATAACATTGCAAGAGAAACAGTGTTGGGAGGGGGaatcttccctttctcccttccagTCTGTTAGGGGGCAGCACTGGGCTTCTTGATGATGTGCTTCGTAATATTGATTGAAATTTGTGTCTTTCAATAGTTTTCAAACCTCAGCCACTCCCAGAAGAACCTTCTGGGTATCAAGAGTGCTACCGTCCCAAACATAGGTGAGTGCTGTTAAACGAGATTGGGCTCAGTTCCTTGAAAAGTGTTGTTTTCGTCATATCCCAACTTTAGCTCCCTTAACACTCAGGGCCCTCCACTACCTTCCCAGTCTCTTTATCCTCTTCTCTACTGCTTGACCCTTTTTGCACACTGTAGAGTAAGCAAGAGAAACTGGGATAAAACGCTAGACGTTTCTGCTTGGCATTTatctttacagttttttttttttcctcacatccTTTTAGATGGTTCTGTTGATAGGATCGAAgaagatgatgaagatgatgtAGGTAGGAAATAAATCCATTTGTGGGTATTTACTGGCATTCTGGTTCATGTAATCATGACTTCACAATGTGAATGAATAATATCTTAAGTGGAGAAGAACCatctttgcttctgttttctttatgaaTAGTGAATGTCAGAAAAAACACTAACTTCAGAGTGGAGATTACCTCTTTAGAGGAAAATTGAAATAGAATATGTAGGAATGGGTTAAGAGTTTTCAGCTGGCAAGGACAAAGTAGGTCTGGTGGCAGTCGATGTAGGCTtgcttgaagatagagtctggtgTAGGGCAGAGTCTCAGAAACAAACAGAATTCTCAGTGCTGTGTCATTCATTCTAGAACCTTCTTTTACAAGAGAAATGACAGCAGGAGCAGTTGCTTGATATACAGTTACTGAATGGAAGGAAGCAACTTGTTAGATGTCATTCGGGAGGCTTGACTTTTCCCCTGCAATATCCCCTTTCTATTCCTTGCTTTTCTAGTGGATTTGGCAGCTAATTCACTCTTAAACAAGTTAATCCGGCAGTCCTTAGTAGAATCGAGTCACCGGGTTGAAGTCTTACAAAAGGATCCCAGCTCTCCACTCTACTCAGTGAAAACATTTGAAGAGCTGCGGCTGTGAGTATTTGTGCCTTAAGTGTGGGAAAATGCCAGAAAGTGTAGCACAGAATAAACTAATCTGCTAATAATAAACCCATCAAATTCTCCTTCATGTTCTAATAATCAGCATTCAACTGAGATGTGGACATTTTGCATGGAAGTAAAATACAGCTCAAAGAGGAACACGAGGCTCTCTGAGTTGTACAATGACTTGAGAACCTTTCTGATGGTAAAGTTTTTAACCTTGCTGTGCTATGGGGGATAGCTAAGCCAGACACAGCCACATTGCTACTCTCCATAGCagaatacagggcttccctggtggctcagtggtaaagaatctgcctgtcaatgcaggagacacaggtttaatccctgggctgggatgatcccctggagaaggacatggcaaccctctccagtattcttgcctgggaaatcccatggacagaggagcctgatgggctgcagtccaatcCGTGGGGCCGCAAGTGTTGGACATGGCTTATCCACTAAACAGCAATAATGATACCAGAACACAGATAGCAGGAAATTTAGTGGCCCAAATATCCCTTGAGATAAGTTACAAAGTTTTACCCCTTAACTTTTTGTCTCAAATGGTATGTAAATAACTTTCTCAAATTGGTTTGTATTTCCTAGGGATATACCAATTGGCATTAAGGAAATGTATTTTGACAGGGAGAGTTACCTATGTGGAGAAATCCAAAATCCTAATGCCCTCTTTCTAAATGGGGAGACACTTACCTATGATGAAAAGTTGGCTGCTAGTAATCTACCAGTTCATCTACCAAATAAACAGATCCAGACTGTGCATATCACTGTAGTGGAAGTATTCCAGCCTACTTCAGTTTATTCTCTTCTGAACACCGGTCATGAGACCAGccccgacccccccccccccattccccAGGAAAGAGGCATTTAAAATACCACCTTAGAAGAATGAGCTAATATTGCATCTTCTTCTCCTAGATAGAACTGATATAAGAATCACCTAAATGAAATTTTGTCTTCTCTGAAAATTGCAGTTAAAACAGAAATTTGTTAttgattaaaaggaaataaatgataaatatcacTTTTCTGCTTGTGTGGAAAGCACAACTCTCCTGGAAAATTGTACTTCTCTTAgatgagtttttccttttttttcctctttgttcaaGAGAGAGTTCAGCTTAAGGTGCTTGGTCTAAGCTAATAACATAACTTATTACTTTAGTGCTCCAAATGTACAGGCATGATTGTATATGTTTGAGAGTTGAGATTTAGGTATATTATTAGTACATTTCATACCCAGTTGCAAAGTGGCCTAATTTAGAAATGCACTTTTCATGTTTGTATTTCTGAGGCTCCTGATGCATCATAGCCTTCaagtatttgatttctttttttgacagCAAGGAAGAGTTACTAAAAGGGATCTATGCAATGGGATTTAATAGACCATCCAAAATTCAAGAGATGGCTCTCCCCATGATGCTGGCACATCCGTGAGTTTCCAGGGAAATGATGTTACAACGTGGTCATTTTTGGCCTCATAGTCGGTTGATGCCCAGCGTCTGCTCTTTCCTACAGACCCCAGAACCTCATCGCCCAGAGCCAGTCTGGAACAGGAAAGACAGCTGCTTTTGTCTTGGCGATGCTCAGCAGAGTTAATGCCTTGAAATTGTTTCCACAGGTAAGGAGAGACTGAGAGAGACGGGAATGCTTGCAGTGCCAGTGGTGTTTTAGTAATGAGCGGTAGTGCTGCCATGATGTGATGATATTTAGAATAGATGTTCTTTCTTAGAACCATAGGATTATAGGCAGCAGTACAGggtagtgactgagcacaatctTCATAGTTCGACTGGTTCCAATAGCAGCCTCTCTACCTACCAGCTGAAAACCTTAGGAGAGTTAGTGAGTCTTTTGGAGTACATTTTCTTGTTATAAAAGTAACATCTATAAAGGTGTGGATCACAGTTGTCCACTTTGCCCTTGAACCCTGACACCAGCATTGTGCTTGCCTTTTAAACATTGAATGAATGGGTATCTGCCTCACAGGATTGTCATGCAGATTGAGTGAAATAACACACATTTTTAGCACTATGCTCAACATAAAGTGAGTATTCAGTAGTGATGGCTATAAGGCTGCAGATGACCCAGTCCCTCCTACTTAATGCAGAAGGAAACAGCCTTAGAGAGGGAGAGGTCGCCTGTGAGGGCACAGTTGTCAGAGAATGGCTGAGCAGGGGCTGGAACTGGAGCCACAGGaggcgcaggttcagtccctgggtctagaagatcccctggagaaggaaatggcaatccactccaggatttttaCCTTGGAagtcccatggcagaggagcctggtggtctccaGTCCATGAGGCCAAAAAGAATCCTACTTGACGGAGCACCCCAGCATGTCGAATAGACACTAGTGTGGTTGCTTTACACAGTcgcgttagtttctgctgtagagcaacgTGAACCAGCCACACGTGTACATCCAGCCCCTCTCATCTggattccttcccatttaggtgacCACAGAGCGCTGATTCCCTGAGCTGTGTagtgggttctcattagttatctacttcaTACATAATATCACTATCCCGACACaaattttcattgtacttcagAATTGCATAATGGCCCTTATGAATCTTTCTCCTTCCCCCTTATCTTTCTGCCAGTGCCTCTGCTTGGCTCCTACTTATGAACTGGCTCTGCAAACTGGCCGTGTGGTCGAACGGATGGGGAAATTCTGTGTGGATGTTCAAGTGATGTATGCCATTCGAGGGAATCGAAGTATGTACCAATGAGCCAGTCCTGGCTGAGATATACCTGTATATATTTAAgtcaactattttatttatttatttttagtcaaCTTTTAGGAGAAGTCagtagcaacccactgcagtactcttgcctggagaaacccaatgacggaggagtctggtaggctgcagtccatggggtcatgaagagtcgaacacaactgagcggcttcccTTTCAGTTTTCACCTtcattctttggagaaggaaatggcaacccactccagtgttcttgactggagaatctcagAGACGAAGGAGCTTGGTAGGCTTGCCGTCTGTGGAgtttcacagagttggacacgactgaatgacttagcagcagcgaacttttaaatttcatcttttcttttggcTGAGCCCCGTGACATGCGGAATTTTAGTTCTGTGACGAGGGATCACACCTGCACTGCCTGCAGTGAAGTCTTAatgactggactgccagggaagttacCCTGGCTCATATTTTAGATCCTGACCCCACCAACAATCATGGTATATTAATACCTTCTCTGCTTTCCCACCTCTAAATTGAGGACGTAATGGCACCTGTATCATAGAGTCGTTAACTGGAATTTAATGAAATGATAGAGATGAAGCACTGTGTACACCTCCAGCATGTAATGAAGATCCAGTGCCTGTTAGCTGGTCACTCCCACAGCCAGAACAACAGCTCAGTGCTTTTGCCTGTTCTCTTCTGGGATGCTCACTTGTTTAGTAGAGAACAGCTATTATTGTTTTACTTCTTCATGAAAGTGCTACATGCATATagtctttaaaatatctttaaaaaaaaaaagtctttacagcacaaaaaattcaaaagtaaaagttgttctttctcatctttcaaaAACCTATTTCCAAAGACAACTATGGTTTTGTTATCAAAtctgtggggttttttggttttgagtGTTGACGAAAAATGGGAGgattttttttcatactgttcaaaaACTTAAGAATCCTAAACATCTTTTTGTGTCAGTGTGTATAGCCCCACATCCTCCTTTGGACCAGCTGAATAACATGCCATCATTTTTTTCATGGGACCTCTTGATGGACATTGTGGTGGTTCTCCGTTTAAAGAGGCTCTGTAGGCCTTTCACTGCTGTGCCACTTTCCTGTAGGACCAGGGAGGTGTTGCAGGCCGGCATTTTAAATGACTGTGAGGCAGAATCAGTTACTCAGGACTTAGCATTACTGTAATCCAAGAAACTCAGGGACTTCTCCTAAAACTATATAATCAGAAACCACAATGACCTTCAGGGTTTGCCCTTGGGGAACCAATAGGAAATGTGTTGCCTGACTCAGAATTCCAGACGGTTAGAGTGGTTTCCAGCTTAGAAGGCCTTCCAACCCTTTTCTCCCTAGTTCCCAGAGGCACAGACGTCACCAAACAGATTGTAATTGGCACTCCTGGGACTGTCCTGGATTGGTGTTTCAAGCGAAAATTAATTGATTTGACTAAGATTCGTGTGTTTGTGCTGGATGAAGCCGATGTGATGATCGACACGCAGGGATTCGCAGACCAAAGCATTCGTATTCAAAGGTAACCTTCACATCCATCCTTTTCTTCCTGGATCTTCTGTCCAGATAAGGGATTTCATTTGTCCACTGCTCTTCATTGTCTTTACTGCTTattccccacttccttctcctttaaAGCAGATTGGGTTTTCCTGATTTTCAGGAGCTCAGTGAGCCTTCAACCTCCTGTAATTTCCCACTTCATCTTGTAATCTTGGTTTACTCTTGTGCCCTAGGCTCACAGATGGAATCCATATAGTGGGTCTGCACCAAATTTTGCCAGTAATCTTATATTTGAGCAAAATTCTAAAGAGAATTTATTAAAACTCCATAGTGCTATTGTAAAGACGCAGTAACCTGGGATCATCAGCCTAGTGGTGTAGTCCTGACCTTGCCTGTAAGTTGTTAAGCAAATCTTGTCATTTTGCTAGGCTTCTCTCCCAGGATCACCATGGGGCTTAAAATTTCAGATTATCAGGCCTAACCTGAACCTTAcagaatcagaatttctgggagCGGGCCTCTCTATgtcacttatttttaaagtatttatggtgatggtggtgtagtcaccaagttgtgtccgactcttgcgaccccgtggcctgtagcccaccaggctcctctgtccatgagattttccaggcaagaatactggaatgcgttgccatttccttctccaggggatcttcctgacccagcaattgaacctgggtcttctgcattgcaggcagattctttcccaactgagttacaagggaCTGTATTAAAATCCAATAGGATATTGAAAGACTAATAATGATAACCAGTAATCCCCCGTCCCCAAACCCTAGAGAACACTGTCCGTTTTGACATTAACTGTCATATCTTTAAATAGCAAGCTCGCATTGCTGCTTCTCATTGCATATTGTCtcttccgaggtggctcagtggtaagaatctgccagTGTCAGAGCCTCggatcgaaccctgggttgggaaaatgccctggagaaggaaatggcaacccactccagtattcttgcctgggaaatgctatggacagaggagcctggcgggctacagttcatggagttgcaaagagttggacgtgactgagcagctaaacaatagCGGACTTCCCATCAGAGCAATTGGGCATTTAGTCCTTCTATACCACCCCACGCTCACTTTCCTGTCCCCTCCATGGCCTCTCGGCGGTTGTGTCATAAGAGTTTGGTTACATTAATGATcagtattaatattattatcacAACACACGTATTGTTAACTGTGAAGCATTGAATTATAATGTGGATCATTGAATTATTATATAtgtgggtttgttgttgttttactttggctgcactgggtctttattgaatttcatggactttctctagttgcactacATCTGCCCCAGggcttgcaggctcagtagtcgtggcttgtgggcatgtgggatcttagttccctgaccagggatcgatccaTTGTCCCTCATGTtgcaaggcagatccttaaccagtggaccacaagGGAGTCTCTAAttatgtttttttgtgtgtaccTTTTCCCCCTGAAGttgcctgttttcctctcttgGTTACTGTCATTATGTAGGAACCTTCGGTTTTTTCCCTATTTCATCAGAGGTGTCCTGTGTCAGTGGTATCTCTAGATAGTCAATTCCGTCTTACAACTCCATTGGTTTCTTTTGCCCAGACACTCTCCCACACAGTCTCTGGGTCTGGCCTGGACTGGCTGCGGGCCTGCAGCCACCGTCACATCACAGTCCCCCTGTCCTGTGCGTCTCCGTCCTGTGGCCCTTTTGCTTGGTTTACTGAATGTGCTGGGACATACAGTCCAGGGACTTCCACAAAAGGAGGCGGAGGAAGTCCATTTTCTATCCCTGCatgtctgaaaatgtttttattgtgcCTGTAAACTTGATCTCTGAGTTGATTTTGCCTGGATGTGGAGTCTTATCCTAGAAAGCTTTCGCTTATAAATTCAGAAACAGTGTTGAAAACAGAAAACTGGTTAGTTTTTATTAATTGTTGGTTTTTTCGGTTTTTTTACTATAGTTAATATTCTGTTTCTGGTGTTGCTACTGGAAAGTTTAATGTCATCCTTATCCCCagacttttattctttcttctctagaagattttggattctttttatcCACAGTATAATGAGACTTCTCGGTtggttcatattttttttcttcattgttcaACACACATGGCACGTGCTTTTCATTTCCAGAATTTGTGTCGACCAGATCTGGGGAAATTTCTTACGTTACTTCTTTCCCTACAGTGACCAACTTTTTAGGAGGCCAACCCAGTCACAGcagggaaatacacacacacacatatatatcatgtatatataataatataatactattattataataataatataattagaaGAACTAATCATGCACATGTGTCATTactttacataaaaatatgtaaaatatatgtttacttgaaattatatatctttatctacttttctgtttaaacaaaacaaacagtcgAACTAAACTGTGGCAATTGGTAGTAATTCATAGCAGAATTAGTTAAATATGCTTGAGAAAAATACAGTAATGTTCGATCTCTGATACAACAATATAATCTTATAAACCATGATTGGATGCTTCAATTTTGGAGGCTGTgctgttgtatatatttttttctttttgactgcaccacacagcttgtgggagtTTAGTTCCCTCACCGGGAATCAATCCTGGCCATTGGCAGTGAGACCACagagtcctacccactggaccgCCAGTGAAGTCCCTACTGTATATTCTTAAAATACAGAATTACAGAACTTTTTGTGATGAGACTGTAAATCCATTGGGACTAATTACACCTACTACCTGTATTTAATGACAACATAGTAATGACACTTCGCTTTGTGTCTGACAGTGCTGTAAGATGTTTCTCTTTTCCAGTGTCCTTGGGACTCCTTGCAGCCTTCTCTGCTTGTATGTGGCAGTAAAACAGAATATAGTCACATGTAAAATTCATTTTGATTTGCAGCTCTGCCATCAGTAAGCCCacactgattcttttttaaacaactttgtTGGAGTGTAGTACACATGCACAGTTCCTCTACGacattgtgttgctttctgctgtagagcatagtgaatcagttatacacatggcCACTCTcctttagattcttttttaatatatgtca includes the following:
- the LOC136169541 gene encoding ATP-dependent RNA helicase DDX25 isoform X2; amino-acid sequence: MASLLWGGDAGAAESERLNGHFSNLSHSQKNLLGIKSATVPNIDGSVDRIEEDDEDDVVDLAANSLLNKLIRQSLVESSHRVEVLQKDPSSPLYSVKTFEELRLKEELLKGIYAMGFNRPSKIQEMALPMMLAHPPQNLIAQSQSGTGKTAAFVLAMLSRVNALKLFPQCLCLAPTYELALQTGRVVERMGKFCVDVQVMYAIRGNRIPRGTDVTKQIVIGTPGTVLDWCFKRKLIDLTKIRVFVLDEADVMIDTQGFADQSIRIQRALPSECQMLLFSATFEDSVWQFAERIIPDPNVIKLRKEELTLNNIRQYYVLCENRKDKYQALCNIYGGITIGQAIIFCQTRRNAKWLTVEMMQDGHQVSLLSGELTVDQRASIIQRFRDGKEKVLITTNVCARGIDVKQITIVVNFDLPVNRAEEPDYETYLHRIGRTGRFGKKGLAFNMIEVDKLPLLKKIQDHFNSSIKQLDPEDMDEIEKIEY